One segment of Haloplanus natans DSM 17983 DNA contains the following:
- a CDS encoding DUF4352 domain-containing protein, giving the protein MGWRTIVVALAVVLAGCPSANTGGPTPTVTDTATSTPTATPTATPTPTPVPTAALQSRNYTVDESFVVGTGDDRLRYTVTNVTETDRVGGEFGPAADRQFVVVNLTVTSVEGYVRLTSDAFALVTANGTHPPDESAMLFVDEALTLRNVASGATLRGVVVFDVSPDGGTQRLRITPANATAGQSQYVVLD; this is encoded by the coding sequence ATGGGGTGGCGAACGATCGTGGTCGCGCTCGCGGTGGTCCTCGCGGGCTGTCCCAGCGCGAACACGGGTGGACCGACGCCGACGGTGACCGACACGGCGACATCGACGCCGACGGCAACGCCAACAGCGACTCCCACGCCGACGCCGGTACCGACGGCCGCACTACAGTCCCGGAACTACACGGTCGACGAGTCGTTCGTCGTCGGCACGGGCGACGACCGTCTCCGATACACCGTGACGAACGTCACCGAAACCGATCGAGTGGGCGGTGAGTTCGGCCCGGCGGCGGACCGGCAGTTCGTCGTGGTGAATCTGACAGTGACGAGCGTCGAAGGCTACGTCCGCCTCACGAGCGACGCGTTCGCACTCGTGACCGCGAACGGGACGCATCCGCCCGACGAGAGTGCGATGCTGTTCGTCGACGAGGCGCTGACGCTGCGAAACGTGGCGTCCGGCGCGACCCTGCGCGGCGTCGTCGTCTTCGACGTGTCGCCGGACGGGGGGACCCAACGGCTCCGGATCACGCCCGCGAACGCGACAGCGGGGCAGTCACAGTACGTCGTCCTCGACTGA
- a CDS encoding protein-L-isoaspartate O-methyltransferase family protein — protein MDPAVLREDMVDGLDHALDGLDEAVGVAMRTVPRHAFVEERPYDNRTGDHAGTDVLSPRTVARLLEALAVDDGDETLVVGVGVGYTAALLAELVGERHVHAVDIARRLVLDARRNLGRAGYDGVLVDRRDGADGLPEYAPFDRVLVEASAVRPPRALLDQLAPDGRLVMPLGTPEGTLAAVAPDDSPEGYAVIEEFGTVALAPLLVEGEQAGGVTRNRTEREDREFAQQGYFAPTGWEHEWIDWDDRLDGGRGHRRR, from the coding sequence ATGGACCCTGCGGTGTTGCGCGAGGATATGGTCGACGGCCTCGACCACGCCCTCGACGGCCTCGACGAGGCGGTCGGCGTGGCGATGCGGACGGTGCCACGCCACGCGTTCGTCGAGGAACGGCCGTACGACAACCGCACCGGCGACCACGCCGGCACGGACGTTCTCTCTCCCCGGACCGTCGCCCGCCTGCTCGAAGCCCTCGCCGTCGACGATGGGGACGAGACGCTCGTCGTCGGCGTCGGCGTCGGCTACACGGCCGCCCTCCTCGCCGAACTCGTCGGCGAGCGCCACGTCCACGCCGTCGACATCGCGCGCCGACTCGTCCTCGACGCGCGCCGGAATCTCGGGCGGGCGGGCTACGACGGCGTCCTCGTCGACCGCCGCGACGGCGCCGACGGGCTTCCCGAGTACGCCCCCTTCGACCGCGTGCTCGTCGAAGCGTCGGCCGTTCGACCGCCCCGTGCCCTGCTCGACCAACTCGCTCCCGACGGCCGCCTCGTGATGCCCCTCGGCACGCCCGAGGGGACACTCGCCGCCGTCGCTCCCGACGACTCCCCCGAGGGCTACGCCGTAATCGAGGAGTTCGGAACCGTGGCGCTCGCACCGTTGCTCGTCGAGGGCGAACAGGCCGGCGGCGTCACGCGCAACCGCACCGAGCGCGAGGACCGCGAGTTCGCCCAGCAGGGCTACTTCGCCCCCACCGGCTGGGAACACGAGTGGATCGACTGGGACGACCGCCTCGACGGCGGGCGCGGGCACCGCCGTCGGTGA